The proteins below are encoded in one region of Bombus terrestris chromosome 7, iyBomTerr1.2, whole genome shotgun sequence:
- the LOC100649333 gene encoding queuine tRNA-ribosyltransferase accessory subunit 2 isoform X1, with the protein MLITNNMKFSTNSIKSCAARIGTLTEFERIPNTIFETPLALIHTKGGCVPHLTKDVFKMVTSDPQILSVSLSSTYLMLESMKDNNVNFANFVGMKEYINFVTLHDQAYATPSGFREANSIPIWTRSGKFTLTPNMYMNVIETFKPDMYVALCDGDTNINSSKKRVSNSIQNSTKFFDNCFTKHSSSEALKSSEILGAIEGGYDKDARTISINYLKTKPIIGYVIDGLHNNGPDVKNIPSEQIREIVQHTNNLLPPEKLRVSMGCWNPLTVLDLVELGTDIFDTSYPYIITENLRALTFLCDHDDCNNVGHTISFTEESRYADDFSPICSHCECLTCKNHTKAYLYHLCNVKEMLGSVLLMIHNIHQYLEFFKIIRESIKCGVLDDYKKKINLKFKQGNVAEADEPTNIKETKSSSS; encoded by the exons AtgttaataacaaataacatgAAATTCTCtactaattcaataaaatcttgTGCTGCCCGTATTGGAACGTTAACAGAATTTGAAAGAATTCCTAATACCATTTTTGAAACTCCTCTTGCTCTTATTCATACAAag ggAGGTTGTGTACCGCATTTAACTAAGGATGTTTTTAAAATGGTTACTTCAGACCCACAAATCTtatctgtttctctttcttccacgTATTTAATGCTGGAATCAATGAAGGATAATAAtgttaattttgcaaattttgtgGGTATGAAG GAGTACATTAATTTTGTTACACTACATGACCAAGCCTATGCAACGCCTTCAGGTTTTCGAGAAGCTAATTCTATTCCCATATGGACAAGAAGTGGAAAATTTACATTAACACCCaatatgtatatgaatgttattgaaacatttaaaccAGACATGTATGTTGCTTTGTGTGATGGAGATACTAATATTAATAGTAGCAAAAAGAGAGTATCAAATTCTATACAAAATAGCACGAAATTCTTTGATAACTGTTTTACTAAACATTCTTCATCTGAAGCATTAAAGTCCTCTGAAATATTAGGTGCAATTGAAGGTGGTTATGATAAAGATGCTAGAACaatatcaataaattatttaaaaactaaaCCTATAATAGGATATGTGATTGATGGATTGCATAATAATGGACCAGATGTAAAGAATATACCATCGGAACAAATCAGAGAAATAGTACAACACACAAAT AATCTTTTACCTCCTGAAAAGCTTAGGGTATCAATGGGATGTTGGAATCCCCTTACAGTATTAGACCTTGTTGAATTAGGTACAGATATATTTGATACTTCATACCCTTATATAATTACTGAAAATTTAAGAGCTTTAACTTTCCTATGTGATCATGATGACTGTAATAATGTAGGTCATACAATATCATTTACAGAAGAAAG cAGATATGCGGATGACTTTTCTCCAATATGTTCTCATTGTGAATGTCTAACATGTAAAAATCATACCAAAGCATATCTATATCATCTGTGTAATGTTAAGGAAATGCTTGGCTCTGTTCTTTTAATGAT aCACAATATACATCAATATCTCgaattttttaagattattcgAGAGAGCATAAAATGTGGTGTTCTTGATgattacaaaaagaaaattaatttaaaatttaagcaAGGCAATGTCGCTGAAGCAGATGAACctacaaatataaaagaaactaAATCTTCTAGTTCATAA
- the LOC100649333 gene encoding queuine tRNA-ribosyltransferase accessory subunit 2 isoform X3 yields MVTSDPQILSVSLSSTYLMLESMKDNNVNFANFVGMKEYINFVTLHDQAYATPSGFREANSIPIWTRSGKFTLTPNMYMNVIETFKPDMYVALCDGDTNINSSKKRVSNSIQNSTKFFDNCFTKHSSSEALKSSEILGAIEGGYDKDARTISINYLKTKPIIGYVIDGLHNNGPDVKNIPSEQIREIVQHTNNLLPPEKLRVSMGCWNPLTVLDLVELGTDIFDTSYPYIITENLRALTFLCDHDDCNNVGHTISFTEESRYADDFSPICSHCECLTCKNHTKAYLYHLCNVKEMLGSVLLMIHNIHQYLEFFKIIRESIKCGVLDDYKKKINLKFKQGNVAEADEPTNIKETKSSSS; encoded by the exons ATGGTTACTTCAGACCCACAAATCTtatctgtttctctttcttccacgTATTTAATGCTGGAATCAATGAAGGATAATAAtgttaattttgcaaattttgtgGGTATGAAG GAGTACATTAATTTTGTTACACTACATGACCAAGCCTATGCAACGCCTTCAGGTTTTCGAGAAGCTAATTCTATTCCCATATGGACAAGAAGTGGAAAATTTACATTAACACCCaatatgtatatgaatgttattgaaacatttaaaccAGACATGTATGTTGCTTTGTGTGATGGAGATACTAATATTAATAGTAGCAAAAAGAGAGTATCAAATTCTATACAAAATAGCACGAAATTCTTTGATAACTGTTTTACTAAACATTCTTCATCTGAAGCATTAAAGTCCTCTGAAATATTAGGTGCAATTGAAGGTGGTTATGATAAAGATGCTAGAACaatatcaataaattatttaaaaactaaaCCTATAATAGGATATGTGATTGATGGATTGCATAATAATGGACCAGATGTAAAGAATATACCATCGGAACAAATCAGAGAAATAGTACAACACACAAAT AATCTTTTACCTCCTGAAAAGCTTAGGGTATCAATGGGATGTTGGAATCCCCTTACAGTATTAGACCTTGTTGAATTAGGTACAGATATATTTGATACTTCATACCCTTATATAATTACTGAAAATTTAAGAGCTTTAACTTTCCTATGTGATCATGATGACTGTAATAATGTAGGTCATACAATATCATTTACAGAAGAAAG cAGATATGCGGATGACTTTTCTCCAATATGTTCTCATTGTGAATGTCTAACATGTAAAAATCATACCAAAGCATATCTATATCATCTGTGTAATGTTAAGGAAATGCTTGGCTCTGTTCTTTTAATGAT aCACAATATACATCAATATCTCgaattttttaagattattcgAGAGAGCATAAAATGTGGTGTTCTTGATgattacaaaaagaaaattaatttaaaatttaagcaAGGCAATGTCGCTGAAGCAGATGAACctacaaatataaaagaaactaAATCTTCTAGTTCATAA
- the LOC100649333 gene encoding queuine tRNA-ribosyltransferase accessory subunit 2 isoform X2, which yields MLITNNMKFSTNSIKSCAARIGTLTEFERIPNTIFETPLALIHTKGGCVPHLTKDVFKMVTSDPQILSVSLSSTYLMLESMKDNNVNFANFVGMKEYINFVTLHDQAYATPSGFREANSIPIWTRSGKFTLTPNMYMNVIETFKPDMYVALCDGDTNINSSKKRVSNSIQNSTKFFDNCFTKHSSSEALKSSEILGAIEGGYDKDARTISINYLKTKPIIGYVIDGLHNNGPDVKNIPSEQIREIVQHTNNLLPPEKLRVSMGCWNPLTVLDLVELGTDIFDTSYPYIITENLRALTFLCDHDDCNNVGHTISFTEERYADDFSPICSHCECLTCKNHTKAYLYHLCNVKEMLGSVLLMIHNIHQYLEFFKIIRESIKCGVLDDYKKKINLKFKQGNVAEADEPTNIKETKSSSS from the exons AtgttaataacaaataacatgAAATTCTCtactaattcaataaaatcttgTGCTGCCCGTATTGGAACGTTAACAGAATTTGAAAGAATTCCTAATACCATTTTTGAAACTCCTCTTGCTCTTATTCATACAAag ggAGGTTGTGTACCGCATTTAACTAAGGATGTTTTTAAAATGGTTACTTCAGACCCACAAATCTtatctgtttctctttcttccacgTATTTAATGCTGGAATCAATGAAGGATAATAAtgttaattttgcaaattttgtgGGTATGAAG GAGTACATTAATTTTGTTACACTACATGACCAAGCCTATGCAACGCCTTCAGGTTTTCGAGAAGCTAATTCTATTCCCATATGGACAAGAAGTGGAAAATTTACATTAACACCCaatatgtatatgaatgttattgaaacatttaaaccAGACATGTATGTTGCTTTGTGTGATGGAGATACTAATATTAATAGTAGCAAAAAGAGAGTATCAAATTCTATACAAAATAGCACGAAATTCTTTGATAACTGTTTTACTAAACATTCTTCATCTGAAGCATTAAAGTCCTCTGAAATATTAGGTGCAATTGAAGGTGGTTATGATAAAGATGCTAGAACaatatcaataaattatttaaaaactaaaCCTATAATAGGATATGTGATTGATGGATTGCATAATAATGGACCAGATGTAAAGAATATACCATCGGAACAAATCAGAGAAATAGTACAACACACAAAT AATCTTTTACCTCCTGAAAAGCTTAGGGTATCAATGGGATGTTGGAATCCCCTTACAGTATTAGACCTTGTTGAATTAGGTACAGATATATTTGATACTTCATACCCTTATATAATTACTGAAAATTTAAGAGCTTTAACTTTCCTATGTGATCATGATGACTGTAATAATGTAGGTCATACAATATCATTTACAGAAGAAAG ATATGCGGATGACTTTTCTCCAATATGTTCTCATTGTGAATGTCTAACATGTAAAAATCATACCAAAGCATATCTATATCATCTGTGTAATGTTAAGGAAATGCTTGGCTCTGTTCTTTTAATGAT aCACAATATACATCAATATCTCgaattttttaagattattcgAGAGAGCATAAAATGTGGTGTTCTTGATgattacaaaaagaaaattaatttaaaatttaagcaAGGCAATGTCGCTGAAGCAGATGAACctacaaatataaaagaaactaAATCTTCTAGTTCATAA